In Lates calcarifer isolate ASB-BC8 linkage group LG21, TLL_Latcal_v3, whole genome shotgun sequence, a single window of DNA contains:
- the LOC108899670 gene encoding POU domain class 2-associating factor 1: protein MHWEKSPPSALSRSRPYQGVRVRDPVKELLRRKRSLELHSTKTAPPTVDVVAHNNLSSYTQAIFGSDAANSNIAEPSATAGNAGLQCTGWKAPTPATSAGLQPAITPWSSPEYNQQDPSAQTLAYPATTLTADLYMQTLCPSYTMLTYTHTPLLTNFGTIPVAPAPASLPQMELPDSGLTYLPWAQPLTTISTMPNPGVQFAPGSAALSGSPLVHMPLSMSLTTMIPQLEAQGADPQPQILDLPQRSGHHLAPEPRDQSLDEDPGIEPESPNLLDKLLEDHKEAGEEEDKDSYSGSLFIPNV from the exons ATGCACTGGGAGAAAT cgccaccatcagcACTGTCCAGATCAAGACCTTACCAAGGCGTTCGAGTCAGAGACCCGGTCAAAGAGCTcctgaggagaaagaggagtcTGGAGCTGCACAGCACCAAGACAGCACCCCCTACTGTG GATGTGGTCGCACACAACAACCTGTCATCATACACACAAG CCATCTTTGGCTCTGATGCTGCCAACAGCAATATAGCTGAGCCATCAGCTACAGCTGGAAACGCAGGGCTGCAGTGCACAGGATGGAAAGCGCCAACCCCTGCCACCAGCGCTGGTTTGCAGCCTGCCATCACGCCGTGGTCTTCACCTGAATACAACCAGCAGGACCCCTCAGCTCAGACTCTAGCCTACCCAGCCACCACCCTGACTGCAGACTTATACATGCAGACTCTGTGCCCCAGCTACACCATGctgacctacacacacacaccactgctcACCAACTTTGGG ACCATACCAGTTGCCCCAGCACCAGCCTCCCTCCCTCAGATGGAGCTCCCAGACTCAGGGTTGACCTACCTTCCCTGGGCCCAGCCCCTCACCACCATATCAACCATGCCCAACCCAGGGGTCCAGTTTGCTCCTGGCTCTGCAGCCCTGTCCGGCTCACCTCTGGTGCACATGCCCTTGTCCATGTCGCTGACCACCATGATCCCTCAGCTGGAGGCCCAGGGTGCTGACCCTCAGCCCCAAATCCTTGACCTTCCACAGCGTTCAGGACACCATCTGGCACCTGAACCACGAGACCAGTCTCTGGATGAAGATCCAGGGATAGAGCCAGAATCACCAAACCTACTGGATAAACTTCTGGAGGACCACAAGGAAGCTGgtgaagaggaagacaaagactCGTACAGTGGTTCGCTCTTCATACCCAATGTCTGA